The DNA region GCAGTGTCCTGGATCGCGGTCAGCGTTGCCGGAGCGACATCCGTCGAGGGCGAATCGAGTTGCACCTGGGTGTAGGCGGTGCGCTCGTCATCGGAGACGGCGTTGCCCGCGTACTCGTCGAACGGGTCGAGTACGGACTCGACGCCGTCGATGTCCTCGAGTTCGGTCGCCATCGATTGGATGGCGGCCTTGTGCGCGTCGTCGGTGACGGTCTCACCCTTCGGCGCCTGCATGACCACCTGGACGGATGCGCCCGCTGTCTGGGGGAACACGGCGGCGAGCTTGTCGATGGCCTGCTGCGACTCGGTGCCCGGGATGGCGTAGGACTCCTGGGTCTGGCCGCCGAGGGCGAGCCCGCCCCCGAGGATGCCGACCAGGAGCGCCACCCAGACGGCGACGACGAGCCAGGCTCGGCGGAAGGCGAAGTGTCCGACGCGGTAGAGGAAGGTGGCCACGGGAGTGTCCTATCGGGTCGAAGCGGGCACGGCGTGCGCCGGTACCGGGGAGAGGAGTTCGGAGATGATGTGCACCAGGGCCGGCCGCAGCTCGACGTCCGTGGCCGTGTCGGCGGTGATGCCGCTGCCGAAGGTGAGGTCGGCCGTCAGGGTGTAGGCGGCTCCGCCCAGGGCGATGCCGAAGCGCAGGCGGTCCTCGACACTGGCCTCGGGCGGGCAGACCGCCTCGGCCATGCGCAGGATCGTCGCGTTGGCCCGGGCGACGACGGGTACGTCCTCGAGGGACTGGCCCTGGCTGATGAAGGTGTGCACCTCGAGTCGGTAGCGCAGCAGGAGGTCCACGAAGGCCTCGAGGAACGCCCGCCTGGCGGCATCCGTCGACCCCTCGGAGATCCAGGCATCCAGGATCCGCCCGAACTCGTCGATCGCCGGGGTCAGCACCGCGTCGAGCAGGGCCTCCTTGGAGGCGAAGTGGTAGAGCACGCTCGACTTCGAGTACCCCGCGACGTCGGCGATCTGCTGCAACGAGGTCCCTGAGAACCCTCGCGTGGCGAACTGCTCGAGGGCGACGGCCTGAAGCTCGTCGCTGGGTCTGGCGCGCGAAGATACCGGGGTGTCAGCAGGCATGATCCGACGGTAGTTGACCGATCGGTCAGCAACTGCACGATCGGTCAGATTTGCGGCGATCTCCCAGTGATCGGCAACGCGATCGTCACCGGAGGGCCAGCGCTGCCGTCGACGCGAGCACGGCGAGGGGAGCGAGCACCACGCCGAGGAGCACGTACCGCGACCAGCGGAACTCCACGCCCATGGACGTGAGGCGATCGTGCCAGAGCAGCGTCGCCAGCGACGCCCACGGCGTGATGAGCGGGCCGACGTTCACGCCGATGAGCAGCGCGATCATGCGGGCCGGCGAGTCGACGGACGGTTCGAGCGCCAGGTAGGCGGGGAGGTTGTTGGCGATGTTGGCACCCCCGGCCCCGATGCCCGCGAGCTGCAGCAGGCTCAGCGGGTCGTCACCGGTGCCCGAGACTGTGGCCAGCGCATCGCCGAGCCCGAGGGCGTGCGCGGTCTCGAGTACGAGGAACAGGCCGGTCACGAGCAGCAGCAGCGGCCACGGCACGAGGCTCGCCCGCAGAACGATGGGCCGCGACACGGCGAAGGCGATGACGAGGGTCACGGCCGCCACGCAGGCGGGGATCCACACGGGCAGGCCGGAGAGCAGTCCGGGGATGAGGATGACGACGGCGACGGCGCTCGCGATCAGCAGGGTCGGATCCGTGATCCTCTCCGGTCGTTCGATGACGTACCGGGTGAAGAGGCTGCGGCGGTGCAGCAGCCCGATGACGGCGACGGGCACGACGATGGCGACGAGAGCCGGTGCCCAGGTCAGGGAGGCGAACTCGATCGGGCTCACCGGATGCCCGACGATCTGCTCGAGCTTCGACACGGCGAGCAGGTTGGTGAGGTTGGAGACCGGCAGAAGCATCGACGCCGTGTTGGCCAGCCACACCGTCGTCAGGACGAACGGCACCGGGCTGATCCCGGCATGCCGCGCCATCACGATGACCACGGGCGTGAGCAGCACCGCAGTCGTGTCCAGCGACAGGAAGATCGTGCAGACGGTGGCGAGGGCGACGACGATGAGCCAGAGCAGCCAGGAGCGCCCGTGCGCCCACGTACTGGCGTGCTGCGCGAGCCAGTCGAAGAGTCCGGCCTCGGCCGCCAACTCGGTGACGACCGTCATCGCCAGCACGAAGAGCAGCACCGGCCACACACGATCCCACAACGCGACCGCTTCGTCGACGGGCAGCACACCCGTGGCCAGCGCGAGGGCTCCGACGCCGAGGAGACCCGCTCCGATGAGCGCCGTCCGCATGTGGGAGCCTCCGTTTCGGCCCGCCCCATTAGACGATATGCCTCGCAAAGAATACCCCTGCTGCACCGGAGCATCGGGCGCTAGCGTTGACCTCACGAGTTGACCCACGAAAGGGAAGCATCATGCGCAAGTACCTGTTCAACGGATCCGTGATCGGCAGCGTCATCGGCGGCTGGGCCGTGGTTCAGCGCACCCGCAACGGCCCCCGCGACTGGAAGCTCCTGCTCACCTGGATCAGCTGGGGACTGACCCTCGCCATCGCGATCGGCACTGTGAAAGAGGAGTCCGACGAGAAGGGCATCGGCAGGTAGCCGATGCTGACGAGTGGTTCGACGCGCGTCGATCTACTCGGCCACGCACGGTTTTCGACTCGTACCCCCTCGATCCGCGGAAATCCGCCGATTGCAGCGCTCTTCTGCGGCGTGTCCCCCGCCCACCCGGCCCACCCTGAACGAGACTGTGGGTAGCATCCGCGGCACGAAAGGGCACCAGCATGGCGAAGGGCACCGGAATGTTCCGGCGACGGAGGCACGATGCTCCGGTCGTGGCGAGTTCCACCCCGGAGCTCACGCCTGAACAGGTCTTCGATCTTCTCAACAGCCGGCTCGCCGATGTGATCGGCGCTCACGGTTCGTGGACCCTCGTCCGGCGCACCGACGCGGACACCGACGAGATCTTCCACGCCATGCTCACGCACCAGATCGCGTCGGAGCTCACCCAGGCCCTCCTCGCCGAGAGGTCGGCACTGCGCGGCGAGCCGGTTCCCGAACCCGCTGCCCTGTCGTGGATCCCCGCCCCGATCACCGAGTGGGCGGAGCGCGACGGCGTCGTCATCGCCGAAGCGCCGATGGCGGAGCTGCTCGACACCACCGACACCGACTCGACCGAGATCGTGCCCGCGCGCCACGTCTCCGCGGAGCCCGCACGCCTCGTCGCCTGACGGTCGCCGGGACGCCCGTACAAAATCCGGGCCGTGATCTTGTAACCGGATGCCCGCGCGGGCCGACCGTGCCTTCCTAGTCTGGTGTCACCCGGCCGCGCAGAGCGGCCCTCGACGCCCCCGGAGTTCGCCCATGGCATCCGCCCGCATTTCAGCCCGCGACCTGGCCCAGATCGCAGTCTTCGCAGCTCTCATCGCCGCCCTCACCCTTCCCGGGGCGATCCCGACGGGAGCGCTCGGACTGCCCATCACCCTCCAGACGCTCGGCGTCCTCCTGGCCGGTGCCATCATCGGGCCCAGAAACGGCACGCTGGCCGTGGTCGTGTACGTGGCGCTCGGTGCGATCGGGCTTCCGATCTACGCCGGCGGAACCGGAGGCCTCGGCATCCTCTTCGGGCCGACAGGAGGCTTCCTGTTCGGTTTCATCCTGTGCGCCTTCGTCGTCGGCTGGATCACGGCGCGTCTCCTCCCCCGGTACCCGTTCTGGCCGGCTCTGGGCCTCACCGCCGTCGGCGGCATCCTGTCGGTCTACCTGATCGGAATCCCCTGGCTCGCCGTGACGACGGGCACACCGGTCGGGGCGGTCGCCCTCGGCATGGTCGCCTTCCTGCCCGGCGACCTGATCAAGGTGCTGCTCACCGTCTCGGTCGCGAAGGCCGTGCACCGCGCCTGGCCGGGTCTCATCCAGCCCCGGCCGTGGGGACGCAAGCGCGCCGGCTCGTCTACCGACACGAGCACCGCCGCCGTCGACGCCTGACGCATGGGTGACATCCGCTTCGAGGCCGTCGACCACCGGTTCGGCGACGATGCCGTTCTGCGTGACATCGACCTGAGGCTCACCGAGCAGCGCATCGGCGTGGTCGGAGCCAACGGATCCGGGAAGTCGACGCTCGTGCGACTCGTCAACGGCCTCGTGTCACCGCAGCAGGGTCATGTCCTCGTCGACGGTCTGGACGTCGCGAAGCACGCCCGTGAGGTTCGCCGCCGCGTCGGCTTCATCTTCACGAATCCCGACACCCAGATCGTCATGCCCACCGTGCGCGAGGACGTCGCGTTCTCCGTGCGCCGCCTGAAGCTCCCGGCCCCGGAGGCCGCAGCCCGCGTCGATGCGGCACTCGAGCGCTTCGGCCTCGACGCGCTGGCGGACCGCGCCGCCCACAAGCTCTCGGGAGGGCAGAAGCAGCTGCTGGCCCTGGCTGCCGTGCTCGTCACGGAGCCGGCCATCGTCATCGCCGACGAGCCGACGACGCTGCTGGACGGTCGGAACGCCCGCATCGTGACCGAGTACCTGCGCACCCTCGAGCAGCAGCTGATCGTGGTGACGCACCAGCTCGAGCTGCTCGAGGACTTCGACAGGGTCATCGTCATGGACGAGGGACGGGTCGTCGCCGACGGAGCGCCGGGCCCGGCGCTCGAGCTCTACCGGGCGGCGATCCGGTGAACGGCTTCTACCATCCGGGTCGCTCGCCGCTGCACCGGATGCCGGCGGTGGCCAAGCTGCTGACGCTGATGGTGGCCGTCACCGTCGTGGCCTTCCTGCGCTCACCGGGGGTGCTCGCCTGCGCCCTGCTCGTGACGGGGCTGCTCTACCTCGTCGCAGGCATCCCCCCGAGGTTGGCCCTGCGCGCCGTCGGCCCCATCTTCTGGGTTCTGCTCATCGCCGTCCCTCTGAACGGCTGGCTGGTCGGCTGGGAGTCCGCCGTCTCCATGGGGCTGCGAGTCGTGACAGTGGTGGCACTCGCCGGGCTGTTCACGCTGACGACCACGGTCTCCGCAGTGCTCGGCGCCGTCGAGGCACTCCTGCGGCCTGTACCCCGCGTGGATGCGGACAGGGTCGGCCTGCTGCTGGCCCTCACGATCCGGGCGATCCCCCTCCTCAGCGAGATCGTGGGCTCTGTGCTCGAGGCGCGGCGAGCCCGCGGTGTCGACCGCTCCCTCCGCGCCATCGCCGTGCCCGTCATCGTGCGTTCGCTGCAGTCGGCCGACGAACTGGGCGACGCGCTCATCGCTCGCGGCGTCGACGACTGAACTTATTGGCTGAAATGCCATGCGGAAAACCTGGGCGACGAAGGGTCGGCCACGTTTTCCGCATGACATTTCAGCTGGCGAGCTCCGCTCGCGGCGGCCCGACGACGACGGGTCGGCCACATTGCCGTGCGACATTTCAGCCGGCGAGCTCCGGCGCAGGAATCGCTCGCTGAGGCCCCGACGAAGTCGGCGGCCGAAGCGCTCACCACTGTCGGGCACAGGCCCGATCGCCGAGAACAGGCCGGATCGGCCTGCGTCCGCGGGATCAGGCAGATCCGGCCTGTTGCGCTGCGGTCAGGCCAGGCGTGCGCGACACCGTTGCGCCAGGCTCAGCGCGCCCGACGCAGCGTGGTGGCAGCGACGACGGCGGCGCCCAGCACGACCGCGAAGCCGATCCACGCCGTGAGCCCCACTCCGCTGCCGAACGCCTCGCTGGCCGAGGCCAGCAGGCTGGCGGCATCCGTCGACGGAAGCTCCCCGGCGATCGCCACGGCCCCGCCAAGGGTCTCGCCGGCCGCCTCGCGCTGGGCGGCGTCGAGGGCCCCAGGAAGCACCACCGTCGCCCTGTAGGACGCCGTGAGGATCGTGCCGAGGATGGCCGTTCCGAGCACAGCGCCGACCTCATAAGCGGTCTCGGACACCGCCGAGGCGGCGCCGGCCTTGGCGGCGGGCGCGTTCGCCAGGATCAGCTCGTTGGACACCGTCTCGGCGGCCCCGATGCCGATGCCGAGGGCGACGAACGCCACCGCGATGCCGACGGCGTCGATGCGTCCACCCGAGAGCGCGACGGCAAGGTAGCCGCCGGCTGAGATCACGAGCGCCACGGGTACGAGGCGCGATGGCCGCACCCGGCGGGCGATGGGCACCACGACCAGTCCGGAGACGATCATGGCGATGAGTCCGGGCACCAGCACGAGCCCCGCGGTGAACGGTGACAGGCCGAGCACGAGCTGCAGGTGCTGGGAGACGAAGTACAGGCCGCCGACCAGCGCCAGCACGCTGAGGAGGTTGACGCCGATGGCACCGCTGAACGAACCCCGCCGGAACAGTTCCATGTCGATCATCGGGCTCTGGATGCGGTTCTGCCGACGCACGAAGACGAATCCGGCCGCCAGTCCCACGATCATCGACGCGACGCCCAGCACGTCGATGCCGCGCTCGGCGAGAGTCTTGATGCCGAACACGATCGGCACCATGGTGAGCAATGAGAGCAGGATGCTCGGGATGTCGATGCGGCCGGGGTTCGGGTCCTTCGACTCCGGAACGAGCAGTGGCAACAGGATGACGAGCGGAAGCAGCAGGGGAACCGCGAGCAGGAAGACGCTGCCCCATGCGAAGTGCTCGAGCAGGATGCCGCCGACGACCGGCCCCAGGGCGCTTCCGGCGGCGAATCCCGTCGCCCAGATCGCGATGGCCAGGCGGCGCTCATCGCGGTCCGTGAACACCGAGCGCAGGAGCGACAGGGTCGAGGGCATGAGCATCGCACCGAAGAACCCGAGGAGCGCGCGCGACGCGATCAGCCACTCTCCGCTCGGGGCGAAGGCAGCGGCGACCGACACGAGGCCGAAGCCGACCGAGCCGACGAGCAGCAGCCGACGACGACCGATGCGATCGCCGAGACTCCCCATCGAGACGAGGAGTCCGGCGAGCACGAGCGGATAGATGTCGATGATCCAGAGCAGCTGCACTCCGCTCGGCTGCAGGGCCTCGGAGATGGCCGGCAGGGCGAAGTTGAGCACGGTGTTGTCGATCGAGACGAGCAGCACCGGAAGCATGAGAGCCGCCAGGGCGAACCAGCGGCGGCGTCGGGCGGCCGGAGTCCCCGTGCCGGAGGGCACGCCGGCCGGGTCGGAGGTGATCACGACGGATGCCGTGGATGGCGTGCTGTTCTGCGTGGTCATGGGTCTATTCGGTCTCGGCGTTGCGTGCGTTCCATTAGTGTACCGTCTACCCGGTACAGTAGCCAACTCCCGGCCTGCCACGCTCGCGGGGCACCTGACCATCGTTACGATTGCGCCATGCCCCCGACGACCAGAGACCGCATCCTCGATGCCTTCCAGGACCTCCTGATCGACGGTGGAGAACGCGCGGCGACCCTCGATGCCGTGTCGGCGACCGCCGGCGTCTCCAAGGGTGGACTGCTCTACCACTTCGCGTCGAAGGACGCCCTGGCAGCCGGCCTCCTCGACAGGCTGCGCGAGCTGGCGGCACTCGATGCCGCGACGATCCGCACGGCTCCGTCCGGCGCCGTCGACCACCTGATCCGCAACTCCGTCGACACCGGTTCCCCCCTCGACCGAGCGATGATCGGCGCCTATCGTCTGGCGCAAGGGCGCCACGAGGGAGCCAAGGCCGCCATCGCCGCAGTGAACTCCGACTGGCTGGAGGCCATCGAGGATGCCGTCGGCGACCCTGCCGTGGCGCAGCTCATCATGCTCGTCAGTGACGGGCTGTACTACAACTCGGCCATCGGTGACGCCGAACTCGCGGCATCCGTCGCAGTTCCCACCGACCTCGATGCACTGCTCGCGGTCATCCGCAGGCTGGCGCCCGAGGCGCCGACCACGACGGACTGATGCGCTGCAAGCTCAGTCGCCGAGCTCAGCGTCCGCCGCCGCAACGGCCGCCAGCTGCTCTGCGATCAGGATTGCCAGATCGATCTGAGTCGCCATCGTCTCCCCCGTTCACTCGGGTCCCCCGACCCGTGTGGATCGAGTATGCCCCCGACCGGGGGGCGAGGGAAGTGCCCGACGGTTAACATTCGGCAACGCTTCAGTCTTCGGCCCGGGGTGACGCGCCGAGCTCGACGGGAGTGAACCGGGCCACGGTGGCACCCTGATGGTTCACTCGCTCCTCCCACATCGACGCAGGACGCACCCAGAGGCGCCCGTCGGCCGAGCTGTAGACGACCACGCGCTGCTCCGTCTCGGAGTCGGTCGCCTCGCCCACCACTGTGTAGAGGCCGCCCTTGAAGTGACGATAGAGGCCCGGTTCGATCATGAACCCATCCTCCACCACTCCATCCCGCCGGAAGCCATGCCGGGCGGGCGACACTGAACCGCGGAGGGGAACGGCTGATCAGCGCGGCGCTATTGACAGCGCCTTCGATTCGGGCCTACGGTCCGAATCGGGCCTGCCGGCCGAACAGAGGAGGTCAGGTGTCCACACCCCCGAGCGCGCCGATGGGCAGGCGAGCCCTCATCGTCCTCGCCGTTCCAGCGCTGGCGATCGGGGTGGCGTCCGCGTTGATCCTCTGGTTGCTCAACGAGGTCTCCGGACTTCTCCAGACGCAGATCTGGACCACCTGGCCCGATGCCCTGGGCCTTGAGCCATACAGCCCGTGGTGGACCTTCGGGGTGCTCACGCTGACGGGCGCCGCCGTCGGCCTGGTCGTCTGGCTGATGCCGGGCCACGCGGGTCCCGACTCTGCGACGACCGAGCTGTCAGCGCCACCCCTGCCCCTTCGCGTCCTGCCGGGGCTCATCATCGCGGTCACGCTCTCGCTGGCCGGCGGCGTCAGCCTGGGGCCGGAGAACCCGATCATGGCCATCAACGCGGCCGTCGCCGTTGCGGCAATGGCACGGATCGCGAAGGCCGTGCCGCCGCAGCTCGTGGCCCTCCTGGCCGCCGCGGCGACGATCGGTGCGCTCTTCGGCACCCCCGTCGCTGCAGCTCTCGTCTTCACCGGCATGGTCGCCGCCCTGAAATCCGGCGGATCACTCTGGGACAGGCTGTTCCTGCCGGTGGCGGCGGCAGGCGCCGGAGCGGTGACCATGCACCTGCTCGGCTCGCCGCCGCTCGAGTTCCACGTCGCGCCCTTCGGGACCCCGGAGCCGATCGACCTTGCCACGGGAACCCTCGTCGCCGTCGTATCGGCCGGCCTCGGCATCCTCGCCGTCTACGCCTTCCCCCTCATCCACCGGGCGTTTCACGCGCTCAAGAACCCCGTCGTGTTCACCACCCTGGGTGGCGCCGTCCTCGGTGTGCTCGCCATCATCGGCGGACCGCTGACGATGTTCAAGGGCCTCGCTCAGGCCGGGCAGATCATCGACAACCCGGAGGACTACTCCGCGGGGACCCTGGCGCTGCTCGCGGTCGTCAAGATCGTCGCACTGCTGATCGCGGCCTCGGCCGGTTTCCGCGGTGGCCGCATCTTCCCGGCGGTGTTCATCGGCGTCGCGATCGGCCTCTTCTTCCACGCCGTCATCCCGAGCATGCCCATCGGCCTGGCGATCGCGTGCGGCGCTCTCGGCATCGTGCTCGTCGCCACCCGTGACGGCTGGATCGCCCTCTTCCTCGGTGTCGCGCTGACCGGAGACGCCAGCCTCCTGCCGATCCTCTGCGTCATCGTGCTCCCGACCTGGCTCCTGGTGACGGGAGTGCCCGAGCTGCGGATCATTCCCCAGCCGGAACCGACGCCGCATCCGGAACCCACCGACGCGCGGTGAGCTGAGGGAAGACCTCATTTTCGGATCATCACGCTGAGATTCGCTCATCTCGGTCTATCGTTGACGAACCATGAGTGCTCGGACCCGACGAGTGCGCAGGCCGCTGCTGCGGAGTGCGCGATTCTGGGTGCCCGCAACCGTGGCCGCCGTGCTCCTCGGCCTGGCCTGGCTCGCGTTCACGGTGACGCCGTCAGCGCTGGAGGCGAAGGGGGAACTCGAGAAGGCGATCCCCTATGCCGCCGCGGCGCAGAAGGCGGCGACCTCCGGCGATGCGGCCGCCGCCGCTTCAGCCGGCAAGGAGATGCGCAGGCATACGGCGGGCGCCCGGGCAGCCACCCAGGGTCGCGCCTGGACGATGGCGGAGAAGCTGCCGTGGGTCGGAGAGAATCTCGCTGCGGTGAGGGTGGCGGCGGAGGAAGCCGACCGTCTGACCAGCGAAGTCGTCCTCCCGATGGCGGACGTCGGAGTCGACGCCATCCGGCCCGTCGACGGACGCGTCGACCTCGAGGCGGTGAGGACCCTCTCCACGACGGTCTCCCGAGCCCTGAAGGTTGCCGATCTGAGTGCGATGCGCCTGACCTTCATCGACCGGGGGATCCTCCTCCCCCAGGTCGCGGCTGGAGTCGACCGGCTGGCACACGAGATCGACACCCTCCGGCCGTCCATCGTCAGCGCCGACAACGGCCTCAAGGTGCTGCCTGCCATTCTCGGCGGCGACGGGCCGCGCAACTACCTGCTGTTGTTCCAGAACAGCGGGGAGGTGTTGCCGGGCGGTGGCACGATCGACTCCCTCGCCGAGGTGCACGCCGACAACGGCGCGCTCACCATCACGCGTCAGGCATCGGCATCCGCCGAGGCGTTCCCGGGGTTTCCGGGACCTGTCGTCGGGATGCCGCCCGGCTCCCAGGAGACGTACCCGGGCGACCTCGGTAGTCGGGTGCAGAGCGTGGCGAGGACGCCCAGGTTCGACCTGAGTTCCAAGATCGCACACGAGATGTGGAAGCAGCGAACCGGCGTCGCGGTGAACGGGGTCATCGCGGTGGACACCGTCGCGCTGTCGTACATCATGGCCGCAACCGGCCCCATCGCCCTTCCCGACGGGTCGAAGCTCGAGACCAGGAACGCCGTGTCCATGCTTCTGGGCGACCTGTACGCGACGTTCGAACCCGAGCAGGTCGATGCCATCGGCCAGTCTGTCGTGGCGACGGCGTTCGCGCGGATCGCCTCAGGGGATGTCGACATGGCCTCCCTGACCGCAGCCGTCAGCCGCGCCGGCGACGAGCGGCGCATCCGCCTGTGGGGAACGGATGCCGGAGAACAGGCCCTGCTCAAGGGGTCGCCGTTCGAGGGTGAGCC from Leifsonia sp. Root1293 includes:
- a CDS encoding SLC13 family permease; amino-acid sequence: MRTALIGAGLLGVGALALATGVLPVDEAVALWDRVWPVLLFVLAMTVVTELAAEAGLFDWLAQHASTWAHGRSWLLWLIVVALATVCTIFLSLDTTAVLLTPVVIVMARHAGISPVPFVLTTVWLANTASMLLPVSNLTNLLAVSKLEQIVGHPVSPIEFASLTWAPALVAIVVPVAVIGLLHRRSLFTRYVIERPERITDPTLLIASAVAVVILIPGLLSGLPVWIPACVAAVTLVIAFAVSRPIVLRASLVPWPLLLLVTGLFLVLETAHALGLGDALATVSGTGDDPLSLLQLAGIGAGGANIANNLPAYLALEPSVDSPARMIALLIGVNVGPLITPWASLATLLWHDRLTSMGVEFRWSRYVLLGVVLAPLAVLASTAALALR
- a CDS encoding ion channel protein; its protein translation is MSTPPSAPMGRRALIVLAVPALAIGVASALILWLLNEVSGLLQTQIWTTWPDALGLEPYSPWWTFGVLTLTGAAVGLVVWLMPGHAGPDSATTELSAPPLPLRVLPGLIIAVTLSLAGGVSLGPENPIMAINAAVAVAAMARIAKAVPPQLVALLAAAATIGALFGTPVAAALVFTGMVAALKSGGSLWDRLFLPVAAAGAGAVTMHLLGSPPLEFHVAPFGTPEPIDLATGTLVAVVSAGLGILAVYAFPLIHRAFHALKNPVVFTTLGGAVLGVLAIIGGPLTMFKGLAQAGQIIDNPEDYSAGTLALLAVVKIVALLIAASAGFRGGRIFPAVFIGVAIGLFFHAVIPSMPIGLAIACGALGIVLVATRDGWIALFLGVALTGDASLLPILCVIVLPTWLLVTGVPELRIIPQPEPTPHPEPTDAR
- a CDS encoding DUF1653 domain-containing protein, which translates into the protein MIEPGLYRHFKGGLYTVVGEATDSETEQRVVVYSSADGRLWVRPASMWEERVNHQGATVARFTPVELGASPRAED
- a CDS encoding energy-coupling factor transporter transmembrane component T family protein yields the protein MNGFYHPGRSPLHRMPAVAKLLTLMVAVTVVAFLRSPGVLACALLVTGLLYLVAGIPPRLALRAVGPIFWVLLIAVPLNGWLVGWESAVSMGLRVVTVVALAGLFTLTTTVSAVLGAVEALLRPVPRVDADRVGLLLALTIRAIPLLSEIVGSVLEARRARGVDRSLRAIAVPVIVRSLQSADELGDALIARGVDD
- a CDS encoding DUF4012 domain-containing protein encodes the protein MSARTRRVRRPLLRSARFWVPATVAAVLLGLAWLAFTVTPSALEAKGELEKAIPYAAAAQKAATSGDAAAAASAGKEMRRHTAGARAATQGRAWTMAEKLPWVGENLAAVRVAAEEADRLTSEVVLPMADVGVDAIRPVDGRVDLEAVRTLSTTVSRALKVADLSAMRLTFIDRGILLPQVAAGVDRLAHEIDTLRPSIVSADNGLKVLPAILGGDGPRNYLLLFQNSGEVLPGGGTIDSLAEVHADNGALTITRQASASAEAFPGFPGPVVGMPPGSQETYPGDLGSRVQSVARTPRFDLSSKIAHEMWKQRTGVAVNGVIAVDTVALSYIMAATGPIALPDGSKLETRNAVSMLLGDLYATFEPEQVDAIGQSVVATAFARIASGDVDMASLTAAVSRAGDERRIRLWGTDAGEQALLKGSPFEGEPPTSSTTTDAFGVYFVDSTPGRMQRFMTQSVDMAQAVCAADGKRHVRVRITLANTVTPDQALTLPDSVTGGGASTEIGSMRVDTLVYAPPGSTMVGASLNGQPASSTVTTDGDYPVNRIGTTIAPGATVTLDFDVLATDDELRTLSAEVTPVVSPTSVSTSELDCG
- a CDS encoding TetR/AcrR family transcriptional regulator — translated: MPPTTRDRILDAFQDLLIDGGERAATLDAVSATAGVSKGGLLYHFASKDALAAGLLDRLRELAALDAATIRTAPSGAVDHLIRNSVDTGSPLDRAMIGAYRLAQGRHEGAKAAIAAVNSDWLEAIEDAVGDPAVAQLIMLVSDGLYYNSAIGDAELAASVAVPTDLDALLAVIRRLAPEAPTTTD
- a CDS encoding MFS transporter, whose product is MTTQNSTPSTASVVITSDPAGVPSGTGTPAARRRRWFALAALMLPVLLVSIDNTVLNFALPAISEALQPSGVQLLWIIDIYPLVLAGLLVSMGSLGDRIGRRRLLLVGSVGFGLVSVAAAFAPSGEWLIASRALLGFFGAMLMPSTLSLLRSVFTDRDERRLAIAIWATGFAAGSALGPVVGGILLEHFAWGSVFLLAVPLLLPLVILLPLLVPESKDPNPGRIDIPSILLSLLTMVPIVFGIKTLAERGIDVLGVASMIVGLAAGFVFVRRQNRIQSPMIDMELFRRGSFSGAIGVNLLSVLALVGGLYFVSQHLQLVLGLSPFTAGLVLVPGLIAMIVSGLVVVPIARRVRPSRLVPVALVISAGGYLAVALSGGRIDAVGIAVAFVALGIGIGAAETVSNELILANAPAAKAGAASAVSETAYEVGAVLGTAILGTILTASYRATVVLPGALDAAQREAAGETLGGAVAIAGELPSTDAASLLASASEAFGSGVGLTAWIGFAVVLGAAVVAATTLRRAR
- a CDS encoding biotin transporter BioY; the protein is MASARISARDLAQIAVFAALIAALTLPGAIPTGALGLPITLQTLGVLLAGAIIGPRNGTLAVVVYVALGAIGLPIYAGGTGGLGILFGPTGGFLFGFILCAFVVGWITARLLPRYPFWPALGLTAVGGILSVYLIGIPWLAVTTGTPVGAVALGMVAFLPGDLIKVLLTVSVAKAVHRAWPGLIQPRPWGRKRAGSSTDTSTAAVDA
- a CDS encoding energy-coupling factor ABC transporter ATP-binding protein, yielding MGDIRFEAVDHRFGDDAVLRDIDLRLTEQRIGVVGANGSGKSTLVRLVNGLVSPQQGHVLVDGLDVAKHAREVRRRVGFIFTNPDTQIVMPTVREDVAFSVRRLKLPAPEAAARVDAALERFGLDALADRAAHKLSGGQKQLLALAAVLVTEPAIVIADEPTTLLDGRNARIVTEYLRTLEQQLIVVTHQLELLEDFDRVIVMDEGRVVADGAPGPALELYRAAIR
- a CDS encoding TetR/AcrR family transcriptional regulator codes for the protein MPADTPVSSRARPSDELQAVALEQFATRGFSGTSLQQIADVAGYSKSSVLYHFASKEALLDAVLTPAIDEFGRILDAWISEGSTDAARRAFLEAFVDLLLRYRLEVHTFISQGQSLEDVPVVARANATILRMAEAVCPPEASVEDRLRFGIALGGAAYTLTADLTFGSGITADTATDVELRPALVHIISELLSPVPAHAVPASTR